One Malania oleifera isolate guangnan ecotype guangnan chromosome 9, ASM2987363v1, whole genome shotgun sequence DNA segment encodes these proteins:
- the LOC131163779 gene encoding elongation of fatty acids protein 3-like, whose translation MDHIQSILRYWLVQHPLISQFEWQQGHTWGASPLFLVLTLLSYLSLTFLFRHTNLLPSLRPSLLRPISVVHNLFLLLLSFTMAVGCSLSTRHQMPHPRWIFCFPPNRTAPRGPTFFWAYLFYLSKLLEFVDTLLIFIGGSLRRLSFLHVYHHAAVVVMCYVWLQTSQSLLPVALVTNASVHTLMYAYYLLCALGRRPRWKRAVTDLQIAQFVFSFGVSGVMLYYHVAGGGCSGFRGWCFNALFNASLLVLFLDFHTKNYAVGRVAMDGQDKKRM comes from the coding sequence ATGGACCACATCCAATCGATCCTGCGTTACTGGTTAGTCCAACACCCACTCATCAGCCAGTTCGAATGGCAGCAAGGCCACACCTGGGGCGCCTCCCCACTCTTCCTCGTCCTCACCCTCCTCTCCTACCTTTCCCTCACTTTCCTCTTCCGCCACACCAACCTCCTCCCCTCCCTCCGCCCCAGTCTCCTCCGCCCCATCTCCGTCGTCCACAACCTCTTTCTCCTCCTCCTCTCCTTCACCATGGCCGTTGGATGCTCCCTCTCCACCCGCCACCAAATGCCCCACCCCCGCTGGATCTTCTGCTTCCCGCCCAATCGCACAGCGCCGCGTGGCCCCACGTTCTTCTGGGCCTACCTATTCTACCTCTCCAAGCTCCTTGAGTTCGTGGACACCCTCCTCATCTTCATCGGCGGCAGCCTCCGACGGCTGTCCTTCCTCCACGTGTACCACCACGCCGCCGTGGTGGTCATGTGCTACGTCTGGCTCCAGACATCACAGTCGCTGTTACCGGTGGCGCTCGTTACCAACGCCTCCGTGCACACGCTCATGTACGCCTACTACTTATTGTGCGCTCTGGGGAGGCGGCCGCGGTGGAAGAGGGCGGTGACGGACCTTCAGATCGCGCAGTTCGTGTTCAGCTTTGGGGTGTCGGGTGTGATGCTGTACTACCATGTCGCCGGAGGAGGTTGCTCCGGCTTCAGGGGTTGGTGCTTCAATGCCCTCTTCAACGCTTCTCTTCTGGTTCTGTTTCTTGATTTCCATACCAAGAATTACGCCGTCGGGAGGGTGGCGATGGACGGTCAGGATAAGAAACGGATGTGA